In Methanocaldococcus lauensis, a single genomic region encodes these proteins:
- a CDS encoding KamA family radical SAM protein: protein MIANSTINEEYKVINNYKSFLEIFSEVPEIGEILEKSESIEEAREKLFEFCKELEWKIRSGKIKFKNEIDRWLSLKSIEIFLNIISKHNEKLSGFSTLEYLWKAYKGYEDALKEIGEGFIEEFRHLFLAMSGKANYSLGFLGERLLNEGVEFVDFSKIKGRKAGIARSNFLDKVYEIMREYISKYPSGLDKRIILKRKKNREILEDFFGITDDEWFNYKWQFKNVIKGKKGVEILKELREETNFKISDEDLEIIEECVKNGIPFGITPYYLHLFDFENPYVEDLPVRRQVIPPKWYVEKMIEHKEDRSTFFDFMGEHDTSPCDLITRRYVTIAIIKPYESCPQICVYCQRNWMVQDFNEKAFKGWDKVEKALDWFAEHDSMIEILITGGDPFSLSDKAIEKMLNRISEINHVIGVRFGTRTIVTVPMRITDELVEILDNYEKSLMISTHVESCYEITPEVKEAVRKLGEKNIKVYNQHVFHRYVSRRFENVALRIALKKAGIIPYYTFYPKGKIEHKDYLVPIARVVQEVKEEARLLPGSFRTDEPIFNVPRMGKNHLRGWQDRELIAIKPNGSRVYLMHPWEKGIYPTKLYTYEDTPIKEYLDSLKEIGENIEEYKTIWYYY from the coding sequence ATGATAGCGAATTCAACAATTAACGAGGAATACAAAGTTATAAATAATTATAAGTCTTTTTTGGAGATATTTTCTGAAGTTCCAGAAATTGGAGAAATTTTAGAGAAGAGTGAAAGTATAGAAGAGGCAAGAGAAAAGTTATTTGAATTTTGTAAAGAGTTAGAGTGGAAAATTAGAAGTGGTAAGATAAAATTTAAAAATGAAATAGATAGATGGCTATCATTAAAATCTATTGAAATATTTTTAAATATAATCTCTAAACACAACGAAAAATTATCTGGATTTAGCACATTGGAATATTTATGGAAAGCATATAAAGGTTACGAAGATGCTTTAAAAGAAATAGGGGAGGGTTTTATTGAAGAATTTAGACATTTGTTTTTGGCTATGTCTGGAAAGGCGAACTATTCCTTAGGTTTCTTAGGAGAAAGATTATTAAATGAAGGTGTTGAATTTGTAGATTTTAGTAAGATAAAAGGTAGAAAAGCAGGAATTGCGAGATCCAACTTTTTAGATAAAGTTTATGAAATTATGAGAGAATACATTAGTAAATATCCAAGCGGGTTAGATAAGAGAATTATATTAAAAAGAAAAAAGAATAGGGAAATTTTAGAAGATTTCTTTGGAATTACTGATGATGAATGGTTTAACTATAAGTGGCAGTTTAAAAATGTAATAAAAGGTAAAAAAGGAGTAGAAATTTTAAAAGAACTTAGAGAAGAGACAAACTTTAAAATATCTGATGAAGATTTGGAGATTATAGAAGAATGTGTGAAAAATGGAATACCATTTGGAATAACTCCTTACTATTTACATTTATTTGACTTCGAAAATCCTTATGTTGAAGATCTACCAGTTAGAAGGCAGGTTATTCCTCCAAAATGGTATGTTGAAAAGATGATTGAACATAAAGAGGATAGATCAACATTCTTTGACTTTATGGGGGAGCATGACACTTCTCCATGTGACTTAATAACAAGGAGGTACGTTACAATTGCAATTATAAAACCTTATGAATCTTGTCCTCAAATTTGTGTCTATTGTCAAAGAAACTGGATGGTTCAAGATTTTAACGAAAAGGCATTTAAAGGTTGGGATAAAGTTGAAAAAGCATTAGATTGGTTTGCTGAGCATGACTCAATGATAGAGATACTAATTACCGGTGGAGATCCATTCAGTTTAAGTGATAAGGCTATTGAAAAGATGTTAAATAGAATCTCTGAAATTAATCATGTTATTGGAGTACGATTTGGAACGAGAACAATAGTCACAGTTCCTATGAGAATAACAGATGAATTGGTAGAGATATTAGACAATTATGAAAAGAGTTTAATGATTTCTACACATGTTGAAAGTTGTTATGAAATTACACCAGAAGTTAAAGAGGCTGTTAGAAAATTAGGAGAGAAAAATATTAAGGTTTATAATCAGCATGTATTTCATAGATATGTAAGCAGAAGATTTGAAAATGTCGCTTTAAGAATAGCTTTAAAGAAAGCAGGAATAATTCCATACTATACATTCTATCCTAAAGGAAAGATAGAGCATAAAGATTACTTAGTTCCAATAGCAAGAGTAGTTCAAGAAGTTAAAGAAGAAGCGAGATTATTGCCAGGATCATTTAGAACAGATGAGCCAATATTTAATGTTCCAAGAATGGGCAAGAATCATTTAAGAGGTTGGCAGGATAGAGAATTGATAGCTATAAAACCTAATGGAAGTAGAGTTTATCTAATGCATCCATGGGAAAAAGGAATATATCCAACTAAGTTATACACTTACGAAGATACGCCAATTAAAGAATACTTAGATAGTTTAAAGGAAATTGGAGAAAATATTGAAGAATATAAAACTATTTGGTATTACTATTAA
- a CDS encoding cation diffusion facilitator family transporter has protein sequence MDEKEKPIIVSIVGNIFLGVIKIIVGYIYSSISLISDGVHSLSDVLTSVLGYIGIKLASKPADKSHPLGHSRFEPLIAFLMGLALFFTACEIGKFAIERLFSKEVITVNIIMLTVAIISIVSKELMTQYSLYVGKKLNSQILIADAYHHRSDVLSSIVVLIGLLLEKFGVSYGDAIAGIIVSIMIAKVSIEIIITNINYLTGSSPPEDFYEIVKKEALSVDRVIGVHDIKAHYVGPKIYVELHVEVPSNISAKEMHDIEVDVKKRLEKLDNVEKAYVHVDIVD, from the coding sequence ATGGATGAAAAAGAAAAGCCAATAATTGTGAGTATTGTTGGTAATATCTTTTTAGGAGTAATAAAAATAATAGTTGGTTATATATACTCAAGTATATCTTTAATCTCTGATGGAGTTCATTCTTTATCTGATGTTTTAACAAGTGTTTTAGGATATATTGGGATAAAACTTGCTTCAAAACCTGCTGATAAATCTCATCCATTAGGACATTCAAGATTTGAGCCATTAATAGCTTTTTTAATGGGTCTGGCATTATTTTTTACTGCCTGCGAGATTGGTAAATTTGCAATTGAAAGACTTTTCAGTAAGGAAGTAATTACTGTCAATATTATAATGCTCACAGTAGCTATAATTTCAATAGTATCTAAGGAGTTAATGACACAATATAGTTTATATGTAGGAAAAAAGTTAAATAGTCAAATATTAATTGCAGATGCCTATCACCATAGGAGTGATGTTTTAAGTAGTATAGTAGTTTTAATTGGTTTATTGTTGGAGAAATTTGGAGTAAGTTATGGTGATGCCATTGCTGGGATAATCGTTTCAATTATGATTGCTAAGGTTTCTATTGAAATAATTATAACTAACATAAATTATCTTACTGGAAGCTCTCCTCCAGAGGATTTTTATGAGATTGTAAAAAAAGAGGCATTAAGTGTAGATAGGGTTATAGGTGTCCATGATATAAAAGCTCATTATGTAGGACCTAAAATCTATGTTGAGTTACATGTTGAAGTGCCTTCAAATATATCTGCAAAGGAAATGCACGATATTGAGGTAGATGTTAAGAAAAGATTAGAAAAATTAGATAATGTTGAAAAGGCATATGTTCATGTTGATATTGTTGACTAA
- a CDS encoding MBL fold metallo-hydrolase: protein MIKILVDNTGYKKFFAQHGFSALIEINNKRILFDAGQNPIVLRENLKLFNENEGFDYVVISHGHYDHTDGLKYIIENDLICGKVIIHKDAFLDKYSGNRYIGIDKEIKDYLLKKADLKIIEKPYKIDKDIIISGYIPREYEYEMEEFHCIKDGKKVKDEINDDMFLIANGVLITGCSHSGIINVVEYGKKLSEIKEVLGGFHLVSVSDEYLNKIVDYFKSQDFWIMPMHCTGFKALTKLSQLNNFIYGHVGKVLKV, encoded by the coding sequence ATGATTAAGATATTGGTTGATAACACAGGATATAAAAAATTTTTTGCTCAGCACGGCTTTTCTGCTTTAATTGAAATTAACAATAAAAGAATTCTGTTTGACGCTGGGCAAAACCCAATAGTTTTGAGAGAAAATTTAAAATTGTTCAATGAAAATGAAGGTTTTGATTATGTAGTTATATCTCACGGCCATTATGATCACACTGACGGTTTAAAATATATTATAGAGAACGATTTAATTTGTGGAAAGGTTATAATTCATAAGGACGCTTTTTTAGACAAATATTCTGGAAATAGATATATTGGAATAGATAAAGAAATAAAAGATTATCTTCTAAAAAAAGCAGACCTAAAGATTATAGAGAAGCCATACAAAATAGACAAAGATATTATCATCTCTGGATACATTCCAAGAGAGTATGAGTATGAGATGGAAGAATTTCATTGTATTAAGGATGGAAAAAAAGTAAAAGATGAAATAAATGACGATATGTTTTTAATTGCCAATGGAGTTTTAATTACTGGCTGTTCTCACAGTGGAATAATAAATGTAGTTGAATATGGAAAAAAGTTGAGTGAAATTAAAGAAGTTTTAGGTGGTTTTCACTTAGTATCTGTTTCTGATGAATACTTAAATAAAATTGTAGATTACTTCAAATCACAAGATTTTTGGATTATGCCAATGCATTGCACTGGATTTAAGGCATTAACAAAACTATCTCAATTAAACAACTTCATCTATGGACATGTTGGAAAAGTTCTCAAAGTTTAA
- the cofG gene encoding 7,8-didemethyl-8-hydroxy-5-deazariboflavin synthase subunit CofG — protein MISREMAINFLNSASVDDILNYINLINNNFKRKYVTYSKNVFIPLSKWCRNRCGYCIFREDNPSLMKPNEVKEILLRGDKLGCREALFTFGERVDENKEIKEQLKSLGYSNILEYLYDLEEWTLNNTSLLPHTNCGILDYEELKMLKDVNASMGLMLENASERLMNTIAHKYSPGKDPKLRIEMIKNAGKLKIPFTTGLLIGIGETNKEIVDSLFKIKEIYDKYKHIQEVIIQNFKPKKGIPMENFKEPTPIKMLKVIILAKLILKDISIQIPPNLNRETGQLFLLAGVDDWGGVSPLTKDYVNPEAEWPEIEELRNMTEELGLKLKMRLPVYDKYISREWLSEKVYNKIIEMGWLKE, from the coding sequence ATGATAAGTAGAGAGATGGCGATAAATTTTCTCAACTCTGCATCTGTTGATGATATATTGAATTATATAAATTTAATTAACAACAACTTCAAAAGAAAATATGTAACTTACTCAAAAAATGTATTTATTCCTCTTTCTAAGTGGTGTAGAAATAGATGTGGATACTGCATTTTTAGAGAAGATAACCCAAGTTTAATGAAACCTAATGAAGTTAAGGAAATCTTATTGAGAGGGGATAAGTTAGGTTGTAGAGAGGCGTTATTTACCTTTGGAGAGCGAGTAGATGAAAACAAAGAGATTAAAGAACAGTTAAAATCTTTGGGTTATAGCAATATATTAGAATATCTTTACGATTTAGAAGAATGGACATTAAACAATACTTCTCTATTACCACACACTAACTGTGGAATTTTAGATTATGAAGAGTTAAAGATGCTTAAAGATGTTAATGCCTCTATGGGGTTAATGTTAGAAAACGCCTCAGAGAGATTGATGAATACTATTGCCCATAAATACAGCCCGGGTAAAGATCCAAAGTTAAGGATAGAGATGATTAAAAATGCTGGAAAATTAAAAATTCCATTCACTACTGGATTATTAATTGGAATAGGAGAAACTAACAAGGAAATTGTTGATTCCCTCTTTAAAATAAAAGAAATCTATGATAAATATAAGCATATTCAAGAAGTTATAATTCAAAACTTCAAACCTAAGAAAGGCATTCCAATGGAAAATTTTAAGGAGCCAACACCTATAAAAATGTTGAAGGTTATAATCTTAGCAAAGTTAATTTTAAAAGATATCTCTATTCAGATTCCTCCAAATTTAAATAGAGAGACAGGACAGTTATTTTTATTGGCGGGAGTGGATGATTGGGGAGGAGTTTCTCCTTTAACAAAGGATTATGTAAATCCAGAAGCAGAGTGGCCAGAAATAGAGGAATTAAGAAATATGACTGAAGAGTTAGGATTAAAGTTAAAGATGAGATTGCCTGTCTATGATAAGTATATAAGTAGAGAGTGGTTGAGTGAAAAAGTTTATAACAAAATTATTGAGATGGGATGGTTAAAGGAATAG
- the eif1A gene encoding translation initiation factor eIF-1A: MAEQQEQQIRVRLPKKEENEILGIIEQMLGASRVRVRCLDGKTRLGRIPGRLKKKIWVREGDIVIVKPWVVQGDQKCDIIWRYTKTQVEWLKRKGYLDEIL; the protein is encoded by the coding sequence ATGGCAGAGCAACAAGAACAACAAATTAGAGTAAGATTACCAAAAAAAGAAGAGAATGAAATATTAGGAATTATAGAGCAAATGTTAGGAGCAAGTAGAGTAAGAGTTAGATGTTTAGATGGAAAAACAAGATTGGGTAGAATTCCCGGAAGATTAAAGAAAAAGATTTGGGTTAGAGAGGGAGATATTGTTATAGTAAAACCATGGGTAGTTCAAGGAGACCAAAAATGTGACATAATTTGGAGATACACAAAAACACAAGTTGAATGGCTTAAGAGAAAAGGTTACTTAGATGAGATATTATAA
- a CDS encoding serine protein kinase RIO translates to MRYYKKVMNISKDLDFKVKDIDKEIYELNKLLSEKEEFQLDREYQKEILEKERKFLEDLKTVNEVFDKRTLMTLFSLLAGKHLTEYIGIVNSGKEAVVFKARKGKFYRAVKVYRVSTCDFKTMSKYIQGDPRFHLRKSSRRQIIHAWVEKEFRNLRRASEIINAPKARLRRENVLIMDFVGYRGIPAPKLKEFQDLDWERYYKIIRDSMKKLYEEGELVHGDLSEYNILVKDNEPVFIDFSQSVITQHPLAHPLLIRDCINICNFFRRKKVNCNYKELYKYITGNDINPVDEAMIKQL, encoded by the coding sequence ATGAGATATTATAAAAAGGTGATGAATATATCTAAAGATTTAGATTTTAAAGTTAAAGATATTGACAAAGAAATTTATGAATTGAATAAATTACTATCTGAAAAGGAAGAGTTTCAATTAGATAGAGAATATCAAAAAGAAATCTTAGAAAAAGAAAGAAAGTTTTTAGAAGATTTAAAAACAGTCAATGAAGTTTTTGATAAAAGAACTCTTATGACATTATTTAGTTTGTTGGCAGGAAAACATTTAACAGAGTATATAGGAATAGTAAATTCAGGAAAAGAGGCTGTTGTATTTAAAGCCAGAAAAGGGAAGTTTTATAGGGCTGTTAAAGTTTATAGAGTTTCTACCTGTGATTTTAAAACTATGAGTAAGTATATACAAGGTGATCCAAGATTTCATTTGAGAAAGAGTAGTAGGAGGCAAATTATACACGCGTGGGTAGAAAAAGAATTTAGAAATTTAAGAAGGGCTTCTGAAATTATAAATGCTCCTAAGGCGAGATTGAGGAGAGAGAATGTTTTAATTATGGATTTTGTTGGATATAGAGGAATTCCTGCTCCAAAACTTAAAGAATTTCAAGATTTAGATTGGGAGAGATACTATAAAATTATAAGAGATAGTATGAAAAAACTTTACGAAGAGGGAGAGCTAGTTCATGGAGATTTGAGCGAATATAATATTTTAGTAAAAGATAACGAGCCAGTTTTTATAGATTTTTCTCAGAGTGTTATAACTCAACATCCTTTGGCTCATCCTTTACTTATAAGAGATTGCATAAACATCTGTAATTTCTTTAGAAGAAAGAAAGTTAATTGTAATTATAAGGAGTTATATAAGTATATTACAGGAAATGATATAAATCCAGTTGACGAGGCTATGATTAAGCAGTTGTAA
- a CDS encoding KH domain-containing protein, with translation MVFKNIGQDKNIEILKIPKERVGVLIGKKGSVKKTIEKELGVKLEIDEDGTVTIYGTDDQRDPLAVWKAKDIVRAIGRGFNPEIALKLVSDEYVLEVIDIENYAGSEKSLRRLKGRVIGKEGKSRRYIEELTGSNVSVYGKTVSIVGEHDSVQIAKEAVEMLLRGASHAKTFKFLERERQKIKRSKFELWKRSEVDELYEKMNQNYDNYENEDFKD, from the coding sequence ATGGTGTTTAAAAATATTGGCCAAGATAAAAATATTGAGATTTTAAAAATCCCAAAAGAAAGAGTTGGTGTTTTAATCGGCAAAAAGGGAAGTGTTAAAAAAACAATTGAAAAAGAGTTGGGAGTTAAATTGGAAATAGATGAAGATGGAACTGTAACTATTTACGGAACTGATGATCAGAGAGATCCATTAGCTGTTTGGAAAGCTAAGGATATTGTTAGAGCAATTGGAAGGGGATTTAATCCAGAAATCGCTTTAAAATTAGTTAGTGATGAGTATGTTTTAGAAGTTATAGATATAGAAAATTATGCAGGCTCAGAAAAGAGTTTAAGAAGACTAAAAGGAAGAGTTATTGGTAAAGAAGGAAAATCAAGAAGATATATTGAGGAATTAACAGGATCAAATGTATCTGTCTATGGAAAAACCGTTTCAATTGTTGGAGAGCATGACTCTGTACAAATAGCAAAAGAGGCTGTTGAAATGCTTTTAAGAGGAGCATCTCATGCAAAAACTTTCAAATTCTTAGAAAGAGAGAGGCAGAAAATAAAGAGATCTAAATTTGAATTGTGGAAGAGAAGTGAAGTTGATGAGTTGTATGAAAAAATGAATCAAAATTATGATAATTATGAAAATGAAGATTTTAAAGACTGA
- the trxR gene encoding F420-dependent thioredoxin reductase, protein MTYDTIIIGAGPGGLTAGIYAMRGKLNAICIEKENAGGRIAEAGIVENYPGFEEIRGFELAEKFKNHAEKFKLPIIYDEVIKIEIKEKPFKVITKNSTYETKTIVIATGTRPKKLGLNEDKFIGKGVSYCTMCDAFFYLNKEVIVIGRDTPAIMSAINLKDIAKKVTVITDKSELKAAEPIMLDKLKEAKNIEIIYNAKPLEIIGDEKAEGVKILVNEKEEIIKADGIFISLGHIPNTEFLKDSGIKLDKKGFIITDKNCKTNIEGIYAVGDVRGGVMQVAKAVGDGCVAMANIIKYLQSLK, encoded by the coding sequence ATGACATACGATACAATAATTATAGGAGCTGGTCCAGGAGGTTTAACAGCAGGAATATACGCAATGAGAGGTAAGTTAAATGCTATATGTATAGAAAAAGAAAATGCTGGAGGTAGAATTGCAGAGGCGGGGATTGTTGAGAATTATCCTGGATTTGAAGAAATTAGAGGATTTGAATTGGCAGAAAAATTTAAAAATCACGCTGAAAAGTTTAAACTACCTATAATATATGACGAAGTTATTAAAATAGAAATTAAAGAAAAACCCTTCAAAGTTATTACAAAAAATTCAACTTACGAAACTAAAACTATCGTCATAGCCACAGGAACAAGACCTAAAAAGTTAGGTTTAAATGAGGATAAGTTTATTGGTAAGGGCGTTAGTTATTGCACTATGTGTGATGCCTTTTTTTATTTAAATAAGGAGGTAATTGTTATTGGAAGGGATACTCCAGCAATAATGAGTGCTATAAATTTAAAAGACATTGCTAAAAAAGTTACTGTAATTACTGATAAATCAGAGTTAAAAGCAGCAGAGCCTATAATGTTAGATAAACTTAAAGAGGCAAAAAATATTGAAATAATATACAATGCAAAACCCTTAGAAATTATTGGAGATGAAAAGGCAGAGGGAGTAAAAATATTAGTCAATGAAAAAGAAGAGATTATAAAAGCTGATGGGATATTTATAAGTTTAGGACACATTCCAAATACTGAATTTTTAAAAGATAGTGGTATAAAATTAGATAAAAAAGGATTTATTATAACAGATAAGAATTGCAAAACGAATATAGAAGGAATTTATGCTGTGGGGGATGTTAGAGGAGGAGTTATGCAAGTAGCTAAGGCTGTTGGAGATGGATGTGTTGCTATGGCAAATATTATTAAATATTTGCAAAGCTTAAAGTAA
- a CDS encoding MBL fold metallo-hydrolase — translation MEIIFRGAALEVGRSCIEIKTDKSKILLDCGVKLGKTIEYPILDESIRDVDKVFISHAHLDHSGALPILFHKKIDVPVVTTELTKKLIKILLKDMVKIAEFENKKILFNNHDVKETIRHTIPLNYKDKKYYKDFSYEFFNAGHIPGSASILLEYEEKNKTILYTGDIKLRNTRLSKGADLSYIKDDIDILIIESTYGNSIHPDRKAVELSFIEKIKEILFKGGIALIPVFAVDRAQEILLILNDYNIDAPIYLDGMAVDVTKLMLKYKELLNEGYKMEECLKNVKLIEKSEDRVKAIENLSKNGGIVVTTAGMLDGGPILYYLKLFMHDPRNALLLTGYQVRDSNGRHLIETGKIYIGENEVKPNLEVCLYNFSCHAGMDELHEIIKKVNPELLIIQHGEETQATVLRNWALEHGFDAIVPKLGEKIRL, via the coding sequence ATGGAAATTATTTTTAGGGGTGCGGCATTAGAGGTTGGTAGAAGTTGCATTGAAATAAAAACCGATAAAAGTAAAATATTATTAGATTGCGGAGTTAAACTTGGAAAAACTATTGAATACCCAATATTAGATGAATCTATAAGAGATGTTGATAAAGTTTTTATCTCTCATGCTCACTTGGATCATTCTGGGGCTTTGCCAATACTATTTCACAAAAAAATAGATGTTCCAGTAGTAACAACAGAATTAACAAAAAAATTAATTAAAATTTTGTTAAAGGATATGGTTAAAATTGCTGAATTTGAAAATAAAAAAATTTTATTTAACAATCATGATGTGAAGGAAACTATAAGACATACAATTCCTTTAAATTACAAAGATAAAAAATACTATAAAGATTTTTCATACGAATTTTTTAATGCTGGACATATTCCTGGGAGTGCCTCAATTTTGTTAGAGTATGAGGAGAAAAATAAAACTATACTTTATACTGGAGATATAAAGTTAAGAAATACAAGATTATCAAAAGGGGCTGATTTAAGTTATATAAAAGATGATATTGATATTTTAATTATAGAATCAACCTATGGAAATAGTATCCATCCAGATAGGAAGGCTGTTGAGTTGTCATTTATAGAAAAAATTAAGGAAATATTATTTAAAGGAGGAATTGCCTTAATTCCAGTATTTGCTGTTGATAGGGCTCAAGAGATTTTATTAATATTGAATGACTATAATATTGATGCTCCTATTTACTTAGATGGAATGGCAGTTGATGTTACCAAATTGATGCTTAAATATAAAGAGCTATTAAATGAAGGGTATAAAATGGAAGAATGTTTAAAAAATGTTAAATTAATTGAAAAGTCAGAAGATAGAGTTAAAGCAATTGAAAATCTATCAAAAAATGGGGGAATTGTTGTAACAACTGCTGGAATGTTAGATGGAGGACCAATACTATATTATTTAAAATTATTCATGCATGATCCAAGGAATGCTCTATTATTAACAGGTTATCAGGTTAGAGATTCTAATGGTAGACATTTAATTGAAACTGGAAAAATATATATTGGAGAAAATGAGGTTAAACCAAACTTAGAGGTTTGTTTATATAACTTCTCATGCCACGCTGGAATGGATGAACTACATGAAATAATTAAAAAGGTAAATCCAGAGTTGTTAATTATACAGCATGGAGAGGAAACTCAGGCAACAGTATTAAGAAACTGGGCTTTGGAGCATGGATTTGATGCAATAGTTCCAAAATTAGGAGAAAAGATAAGATTATAG
- a CDS encoding RlmF-related methyltransferase, producing MLGLKIETALKYNENLKKYVYKKGDKLRIDFKNKDALIEYNKTILKVLFNLDVEFHKNGLVPTPINRYYFIKSTFETLYRLGIKKPKVLEIGTGHSAIISLLIKKFYDADVYATEVDEEFLKFAKRNIEKNKLDIKLINSKGKIIDGIEEIKGKKFDLIISYPPFYSKNSVSSGRKFGGAKAKSVELIGRGKYGEEFSFRIIEEGINFLNKKGVISLMMPKKPEKRRELIIEKMKNINLDVEVDEIKTGNRLRYVIKGIKE from the coding sequence ATGTTAGGACTTAAAATTGAGACAGCATTAAAATACAATGAAAATCTAAAAAAATATGTCTATAAAAAAGGGGATAAACTTAGGATAGATTTTAAAAATAAAGATGCTTTAATAGAATACAATAAAACTATTTTAAAAGTTTTATTTAATTTAGATGTAGAATTTCATAAAAATGGTTTAGTTCCTACACCAATAAACAGATATTACTTTATAAAATCTACTTTTGAAACATTATATAGATTGGGAATAAAAAAACCTAAAGTTTTAGAGATAGGAACAGGACATTCAGCAATAATTTCTCTATTAATAAAAAAGTTTTACGATGCTGATGTATATGCTACAGAAGTTGATGAAGAATTTTTAAAATTTGCTAAAAGAAACATTGAAAAAAATAAATTAGATATAAAACTTATAAATTCTAAGGGAAAAATTATTGATGGAATAGAAGAAATTAAAGGTAAAAAATTTGATTTAATTATATCCTATCCTCCATTTTATTCAAAAAATTCTGTAAGTAGTGGGAGAAAATTTGGAGGAGCTAAGGCAAAGAGTGTTGAATTGATAGGTAGAGGTAAGTATGGAGAGGAATTTTCATTTAGAATAATTGAAGAAGGTATTAATTTTTTAAATAAAAAAGGAGTAATTTCTTTAATGATGCCAAAAAAACCTGAGAAAAGGAGAGAGTTAATAATTGAAAAAATGAAAAATATTAACTTAGATGTGGAAGTTGATGAAATAAAAACAGGAAATAGATTAAGATATGTAATTAAAGGAATAAAAGAGTAA
- a CDS encoding isopentenyl phosphate kinase: MLIILKLGGSILSNKNIPYSVNWDNLDRISREIKNALDYYKRHNKDIKLILVHGGGSFGHPVAKKYLKIENDKKTFVNMEKGFWEIQRAMRRFNNIIIDTLQSYDIPAVSIQPSSFVIFGEKLIFDTSAIREMIKRDLIPVVHGDIVVDDNNNYKILSGDDIVPYLSKELKTDVILYATDVDGVLINNKPIKRIDKNNISQILEYLKESNKIDVTGGMRYKIETIMKNKCRGIIFNGNKINNIYKSLLGLVEGTKIDFS; the protein is encoded by the coding sequence ATGTTAATTATACTAAAATTGGGAGGAAGTATTTTATCAAATAAAAATATTCCTTACTCAGTTAATTGGGATAATCTTGATAGAATATCGAGAGAAATAAAAAATGCCTTAGATTATTACAAAAGACATAATAAAGATATAAAGTTAATATTAGTCCATGGCGGTGGCTCTTTTGGGCATCCTGTTGCTAAAAAATACTTAAAAATTGAGAATGACAAAAAAACATTTGTAAATATGGAAAAAGGTTTCTGGGAAATTCAAAGGGCTATGAGAAGATTTAACAATATAATTATAGACACTTTACAGAGTTATGACATTCCTGCAGTTTCTATACAGCCATCTTCATTTGTCATCTTTGGAGAAAAATTGATTTTTGACACTTCAGCAATAAGGGAGATGATTAAAAGAGATTTAATTCCAGTAGTTCATGGAGATATAGTAGTTGATGACAATAATAACTATAAAATTCTATCTGGCGATGATATAGTTCCGTATTTATCTAAGGAGTTAAAAACTGATGTAATACTCTACGCTACTGATGTTGATGGAGTATTGATAAACAACAAACCTATAAAAAGGATTGACAAAAATAACATTTCTCAAATCTTAGAATATTTAAAGGAATCTAATAAAATAGATGTTACTGGCGGAATGAGATACAAAATAGAGACAATTATGAAAAATAAATGTAGGGGAATTATATTTAATGGAAATAAAATAAATAATATTTATAAATCTTTATTGGGCTTAGTGGAAGGTACTAAAATTGACTTTTCATAA